The Methylocaldum marinum genome includes the window CCGGACGGCGTGGCTGGACGTCGTCGGCAATGTCTGCGCCCGCTTCAGCTGGATCGTGCAGGCCTATTGTCAGATGACCCACCACTATCACCTGCTCGTGGAAACGGTCGACGGAAATCTGTCCAAAGGCATGCGCCAATTGAACGGTGTCTATACGCAGCGTTTCAATCGCCGCCATGGCAGGGTGGGACACCTGTTCCAGGGGCGCTACAAGGCGATTTTGGTCCAGAAGGACACCTACTTGCTGGAACTGACTAGATAGGTTGTTCTGAATCCGCTGAGAGCGCGGATGATCGAAAGACTCGAAGATTGGCCCTGGAGCAGCTATCGGTCCATGGTTGGCGAAGCGAATGCGCCGGACTGGCTGGATGCGGATGGGCTGCTCAGCCAGTTTGGGCGGGAACGCAAGAGCGCGATCGAGTCCTACCGACGATTTGTCAAGGACGGCAGAGGGCTGCCCAGTCCTCTGGATCAGACCCGGCATCAATGGTTGTTGGGCGATGATGCTTTCGTCGAGCGCTACCGGCAGGACAAGAAGCCCGAGGAACTCCGGGAAGTCTCCAAAGCCCATCGGCGGTCTATCGCTCTGCCCCTTGACGACTATCGGCAACGCTATCCGGACAGAAACGAAGCAATGGCGCGGGCCTACTTGTCCGGCGCCTACACCCTGTCGGAGATATGTATCTGCCAACCCTGGCCAAGAACAATCTGTCGGCACTGGAACCTGGCCATCTCCGGGTGTGTTCTCATATGGCATGGCTGATGAAGCACAAGTTCATCCAGGTGATGGCGGTGCAAACAAGCGTTGATGAATATCCCTGTCCTGCGGCTGCGCAAGAGGCATCATTGCTTGATTTTTTCTCGAACGATGACCGCCTGGCTCCGTGCTGAAACGGTGCTCCGCCGGAAAGCCTTGCTTGCTGTCTCCGCTTCCCTCAAGCTAAGCACTGATCCAGGACTGATTAAATCCTCAAGTAGGAGGAGCCATGTTGCTTCGCATCTGGTGGTTGATCACCCTTCTCCTGACCGCACTCGGCCTCGTGATGGGCGGCGCGCACGTGTTGGAGCTACCGGCGCGGATGCAGTATGAGCCGCAGCTCTATCTGCGTGTCACCAGCACGCTCTACCGCTTCTTCGGTCTTGTAGGCGGACCCCTTCAAGTGCTGGCGCTCCTCTTCTCAATTGGGCTCGTGTGGTTCATCCGCGCTCGCGCGGCGTTCCGCTCCACGCTTGTCGGAACGCTCAGTCTCGCGCTCTCCCTGCTGCTCTGGTTCAGCCGGTGAATGCCGCATGGCTGGAGGCGCTTCGCACC containing:
- a CDS encoding transposase, whose product is MTSRGDRREDLYLDDADRTAWLDVVGNVCARFSWIVQAYCQMTHHYHLLVETVDGNLSKGMRQLNGVYTQRFNRRHGRVGHLFQGRYKAILVQKDTYLLELTR